The Endozoicomonas montiporae CL-33 genome contains a region encoding:
- the pip gene encoding prolyl aminopeptidase, producing MHTLYPAIKPYATHFLKVDELHELYVEESGSPDGIPVLFIHGGPGAGSSEKSRRFFDPEKYRIVVFDQRGCGHSKPHLELKNNTTQHLVEDIEKIRVSLKIDRWVLFGGSWGSTLALVYAQAHPARVMGMILRGIFLARQQDQDWLYKPEGAARIFPDHWAHFAEIIPEDERDDMLKAYHSRLMGDNELARMNAAKHWSLWEGRISSLRPSQEMEDEAADPHFATAIARIEAHYFVNDTFLKPGQIINNMGLIDQIPGIIIHGRYDMVCPLDNAVELANHWTEAELQVIRDAGHAASEVSITDALVRASDKFARQFE from the coding sequence ATGCATACGCTCTACCCCGCCATCAAGCCTTACGCCACCCACTTCCTGAAAGTGGATGAGCTTCACGAACTGTACGTTGAGGAAAGTGGAAGTCCGGACGGCATTCCGGTGCTGTTCATTCATGGTGGTCCGGGGGCAGGCAGTTCGGAAAAGTCCCGACGTTTTTTTGATCCTGAAAAATATCGGATTGTGGTATTTGATCAGCGGGGTTGCGGCCATTCCAAACCGCATCTGGAGCTGAAGAACAACACCACCCAACATCTGGTTGAAGACATTGAAAAGATTCGCGTATCTCTCAAGATAGATCGCTGGGTTTTGTTTGGTGGTTCCTGGGGATCGACTCTGGCGCTGGTCTACGCTCAGGCGCACCCGGCAAGAGTTATGGGGATGATTCTTCGGGGTATCTTCCTTGCCCGGCAACAGGATCAGGACTGGCTTTATAAACCCGAGGGAGCTGCCCGTATTTTTCCTGATCATTGGGCGCATTTTGCCGAGATTATTCCGGAAGATGAACGAGACGATATGCTGAAGGCGTACCACAGTCGTTTGATGGGAGATAATGAGCTGGCAAGAATGAACGCTGCCAAACACTGGTCACTCTGGGAAGGCAGAATCAGTTCACTGCGACCCAGTCAGGAAATGGAAGACGAAGCGGCTGACCCGCACTTCGCTACCGCCATTGCTCGTATTGAAGCGCACTATTTTGTCAACGATACCTTCCTGAAACCCGGGCAGATCATTAATAATATGGGGCTGATTGACCAGATTCCCGGCATTATCATACATGGTCGTTACGACATGGTATGTCCGTTGGATAATGCGGTTGAACTGGCGAATCACTGGACCGAAGCTGAATTACAAGTCATTCGTGATGCCGGTCACGCTGCCAGTGAAGTATCCATTACCGATGCTCTGGTGCGTGCGTCAGACAAGTTTGCCCGACAATTCGAATAG
- the typA gene encoding translational GTPase TypA — protein MIEKLRNNLLRNVAIIAHVDHGKTTLVDKLLQQSGTLGRKDQGAERIMDSNDQEKERGITILAKNTAINWQDFHINIVDTPGHADFGGEVERVLSMVDSVLLLVDAVDGPMPQTRFVTQKAFEQGLRPIVVINKIDRPGARPDWVMDEVFDLFDRLGATEEQLDFPVIYASALNGIAGDDPENMADDMTPLFEMITSNVPAPKVDVEAPFQMQVSALDYSSFLGVIGVGRITRGSLKPSTPIKLIDADGNVRSAKILKVMGHLGLERVDVEEARAGDIVCVTGIDKLNISDTLCHPDHVEALPPLTVDEPTVSMTFQVNNSPFAGQDGKFVTSRNIKDRLEQELLHNVALRVEPGDSADKFKVSGRGELHLSVLIETMRREGFELGVSRPEVVVREIDGVKQEPYEQVVVDIEEEHQGSLMEEMGLRKAELTNMVPDGKGRVRLEFIMPARGLIGFRSQFLTMTSGSGILTNVFDHYGVVKDGEVTHRQNGVLVSMVNGKVLGFALWNLQDRGRLFLPPNVDVYEGQIVGLHNRDNDLVVNPTKGKQLTNVRASGSDENIQLTPPIRHSLEQALEFIDDDELVEVTPNHIRLRKKLLKEHERKRASRSK, from the coding sequence GTGATAGAAAAACTTCGTAACAATTTATTGCGGAACGTGGCGATCATAGCGCACGTTGACCACGGTAAAACCACGCTGGTAGACAAACTGCTGCAGCAGTCCGGAACTCTGGGTCGTAAAGATCAGGGTGCGGAGCGCATTATGGATTCCAACGATCAGGAAAAAGAGCGCGGCATTACCATTCTGGCGAAAAACACCGCGATCAACTGGCAGGATTTCCACATCAACATCGTGGACACCCCGGGACACGCCGACTTTGGTGGTGAAGTAGAGCGGGTTCTGTCCATGGTGGATTCTGTTCTGCTGCTGGTAGACGCGGTTGATGGCCCAATGCCCCAGACCCGCTTCGTGACCCAGAAAGCGTTTGAACAGGGTCTGCGCCCGATTGTTGTTATCAACAAAATTGACCGTCCGGGTGCCCGTCCTGACTGGGTAATGGACGAAGTATTTGATCTGTTTGATCGTCTGGGTGCGACTGAAGAACAGCTGGACTTCCCGGTGATCTATGCTTCCGCCCTGAATGGTATTGCCGGTGATGATCCGGAAAACATGGCTGACGATATGACGCCGCTGTTCGAAATGATCACCAGCAACGTACCGGCTCCTAAAGTAGACGTTGAAGCGCCGTTCCAGATGCAGGTATCTGCGCTGGATTACAGCAGCTTCCTGGGTGTTATCGGTGTGGGTCGAATCACCCGTGGTTCCCTGAAACCATCCACCCCGATCAAACTGATTGATGCCGATGGCAACGTTCGCAGTGCCAAGATTCTTAAGGTGATGGGTCATCTGGGTCTGGAGCGTGTTGATGTAGAAGAAGCCCGTGCGGGGGATATTGTCTGCGTCACCGGTATCGACAAGCTGAACATCTCTGACACCCTGTGCCACCCGGATCACGTTGAAGCGCTGCCGCCACTGACCGTGGATGAGCCTACTGTGAGCATGACCTTCCAGGTCAACAACTCTCCGTTTGCGGGTCAGGATGGTAAGTTCGTGACTTCCCGCAACATCAAGGATCGTCTGGAACAGGAACTGCTGCACAACGTAGCCCTGCGGGTTGAGCCGGGTGACAGTGCGGACAAGTTCAAAGTGTCTGGCCGTGGTGAACTGCACCTGTCGGTTCTGATTGAAACCATGCGTCGTGAAGGCTTCGAACTGGGTGTTTCCCGTCCGGAAGTGGTCGTGCGTGAAATTGACGGTGTTAAGCAAGAGCCTTACGAACAGGTGGTTGTTGACATCGAAGAAGAACATCAGGGTTCCCTGATGGAAGAAATGGGTCTGCGTAAAGCGGAACTGACCAACATGGTACCCGACGGTAAAGGTCGTGTACGTCTGGAATTCATCATGCCAGCCCGTGGTCTGATTGGTTTCCGTTCCCAGTTCCTGACCATGACGTCCGGTAGCGGTATTCTGACCAATGTCTTTGATCACTATGGCGTGGTAAAAGACGGTGAAGTGACCCATCGTCAGAACGGTGTTCTGGTGTCCATGGTAAACGGTAAAGTGCTGGGCTTCGCTCTGTGGAACCTGCAAGACCGTGGTCGTTTGTTCCTGCCGCCTAACGTTGACGTTTATGAAGGTCAGATTGTCGGCCTGCACAACCGTGACAACGATCTGGTGGTTAACCCGACCAAGGGTAAGCAGCTGACCAACGTTCGTGCGTCCGGTTCCGATGAAAACATTCAGCTGACACCGCCTATTCGTCACTCTCTGGAGCAGGCTCTGGAATTCATCGATGACGATGAGCTGGTGGAAGTAACGCCTAACCACATTCGTCTGCGCAAGAAGCTCCTGAAGGAGCACGAGCGTAAGCGTGCCAGCCGTTCCAAGTAA
- the dtd gene encoding D-aminoacyl-tRNA deacylase, with product MRGLIQRVQFANVKVDGETVGEIGEGLLLFLGVEKDDDQAKADKLLEKVLKYRVFSDEQGKMNLGLKDTGGGLLVVSQFTLVADTRKGLRPGFSSGASPEHGEAMYDYFVQRAKALHDDVATGQFAADMKISLLNDGPVTFNLDV from the coding sequence ATGCGCGGACTCATTCAAAGGGTTCAGTTTGCCAATGTGAAGGTAGATGGCGAAACCGTTGGAGAAATTGGTGAAGGCCTGTTGCTGTTTCTTGGTGTTGAAAAAGACGATGATCAGGCCAAAGCCGACAAACTGCTGGAAAAGGTGCTGAAGTATCGCGTGTTTTCGGATGAACAGGGTAAGATGAATCTGGGGTTGAAAGATACTGGCGGTGGTCTGCTGGTGGTTTCCCAGTTCACACTGGTGGCCGACACCCGCAAAGGGTTGCGCCCCGGCTTTAGCTCAGGTGCCAGCCCTGAACACGGTGAAGCGATGTACGATTATTTTGTCCAGCGTGCAAAAGCATTACATGATGATGTTGCTACCGGCCAGTTTGCTGCCGATATGAAAATCTCCCTCCTTAATGATGGCCCAGTGACGTTTAATCTGGATGTGTGA
- the msbA gene encoding lipid A export permease/ATP-binding protein MsbA: protein MSEPAKASGLQIYLRLLTYVKPYTGFFVISLLGYALFALTQPAFARLLEYFVEALEGSHATITRDLGGFIPVEVFASAALIPAVMTVIAILRGIGSFLGNYYLAKVSLRIVHDLRSLMFSHMVQLPNEYFDNNNSGHLIARITYNVSLVTGAATDAIKVVVREGLTVTFLILYLLVTNWKLTLVFFAVGPLIALVVSTASKRFRKLSSKIQDSMGDLTHVSSETINGYRVVRGFGGEDYEINRFGSASKQNTRQNLKMVKASAIHTPTLQLLVNSALAILFFLVLWLKGDATTASLVSFVTAAALLPKPIRQLSEVNANIQRGIAAAESIFRMADEPSESDNGSFTSEKVEGHLEFKNVTFQYPNADRPALDNISFTVEPGQTIALVGRSGSGKTTLANLVPRFYNHGQGKILLDGTDVEDFALRNLRSHIALVDQNVTLFNDTVSRNIAYGSLEKTSDSDIKAAADAAYASEFVANMPEGFDTLVGEDGVLLSGGQRQRLAIARAILKDAPVLILDEATSALDTESERHIQAALEEVMKERTTLVIAHRLSTIENADRILVMDKGQIVETGNHAELLAKGGHYAKLHKLQFKEDQEDLLEAL, encoded by the coding sequence ATGTCAGAACCAGCCAAGGCCAGTGGCCTGCAGATCTATCTGCGGCTATTGACCTATGTAAAACCCTATACCGGTTTCTTCGTTATCAGCCTGCTCGGCTATGCCCTGTTTGCATTGACTCAACCAGCTTTTGCCCGGCTGCTGGAGTACTTTGTTGAAGCTTTGGAAGGCAGCCATGCCACCATCACCCGAGACCTTGGCGGATTTATCCCGGTTGAGGTCTTTGCTTCTGCAGCATTAATACCTGCTGTAATGACTGTTATCGCTATTTTACGCGGTATCGGATCATTTTTGGGTAACTATTATCTTGCCAAGGTATCACTCCGTATTGTTCATGACCTGCGAAGCCTCATGTTTAGCCACATGGTACAACTGCCCAATGAGTACTTTGACAACAACAACTCGGGTCACCTGATAGCCAGAATCACCTATAATGTCAGCCTGGTGACGGGCGCAGCTACCGATGCCATCAAAGTAGTGGTCAGGGAGGGGTTAACGGTTACTTTCCTGATCCTGTACCTCCTCGTCACCAACTGGAAGCTCACTCTGGTGTTCTTTGCTGTTGGCCCGTTGATCGCTCTGGTAGTTTCCACAGCAAGCAAGCGTTTCCGCAAGCTCAGCTCGAAAATCCAGGATTCTATGGGTGACCTGACCCATGTCAGCTCTGAAACGATCAATGGTTACCGGGTCGTTCGAGGCTTTGGTGGTGAAGATTATGAAATAAACCGCTTTGGCAGTGCCAGTAAACAAAATACCCGCCAAAACCTGAAAATGGTTAAAGCGTCTGCTATTCACACCCCGACCCTGCAACTACTGGTAAACTCGGCCCTCGCGATCCTGTTTTTCCTGGTACTCTGGTTGAAAGGCGATGCAACCACTGCCTCTCTGGTCAGCTTTGTTACAGCCGCCGCTTTGCTACCGAAGCCTATTCGTCAGCTCAGTGAAGTGAATGCCAATATCCAAAGGGGTATTGCAGCGGCCGAAAGTATCTTCAGGATGGCAGACGAACCCTCGGAGTCCGATAACGGCTCCTTCACATCCGAAAAAGTCGAAGGTCATCTGGAGTTCAAAAACGTTACCTTCCAATACCCGAATGCCGACCGTCCGGCTCTGGACAACATCAGCTTTACCGTAGAACCCGGACAAACCATTGCTCTGGTGGGTCGTTCCGGTTCGGGTAAAACGACCCTGGCTAATCTGGTGCCACGTTTTTATAACCACGGGCAGGGAAAGATTCTGCTGGACGGCACCGATGTTGAAGATTTTGCCCTGAGAAACCTTCGCAGCCACATTGCTCTGGTTGACCAGAATGTCACCCTGTTCAACGACACCGTCAGCCGCAACATTGCTTATGGTTCTCTGGAAAAAACCAGTGACTCCGATATAAAAGCCGCTGCCGATGCGGCCTATGCCAGTGAATTTGTCGCCAACATGCCAGAAGGCTTTGACACACTGGTCGGCGAAGACGGCGTACTGCTGTCCGGTGGTCAGCGTCAGCGTCTGGCAATTGCCCGGGCAATCTTAAAAGACGCTCCGGTTCTGATTCTCGACGAGGCCACTTCGGCTCTGGATACCGAGTCCGAGCGCCATATTCAGGCGGCTCTGGAAGAAGTGATGAAAGAGCGAACCACACTGGTGATTGCCCATCGACTGTCCACCATCGAAAACGCTGATCGCATTCTGGTGATGGACAAAGGTCAGATTGTTGAA
- a CDS encoding toluene tolerance protein gives MMRRLFGKRLSGRDYQVLRQGAEVIEHDGDGDKVLRLADGSFLKLFMVKSRFSSARLLPYSVRFATNADKLHRMNIPTVTIINCYRIPSIARTAVHYQPLPGKTLRQVLSGLNSEERQKLLADNARLIARMHRLGVYFRSAHLGNIVQQPDGTLGLIDIADMRFSCGTLKKELRLRNFRHMARYEVDVNYLLENNTFPSVYAEQASMNAEDVARVIQSSRGQ, from the coding sequence GTGATGCGGCGGCTGTTTGGCAAGCGACTTTCTGGCAGGGATTATCAGGTCTTGCGTCAGGGCGCAGAGGTGATCGAGCACGACGGGGATGGCGATAAAGTCCTGCGTCTGGCCGATGGCTCGTTCCTGAAACTGTTTATGGTTAAAAGCCGGTTCAGTTCCGCCCGGCTCCTGCCTTACTCGGTCCGGTTTGCTACCAATGCTGACAAACTGCACCGAATGAATATTCCAACGGTCACCATCATTAACTGCTACCGTATACCTTCTATTGCAAGAACCGCGGTGCATTATCAGCCTCTGCCGGGGAAAACCCTGAGACAGGTGTTGTCCGGGCTTAATAGCGAGGAGCGGCAAAAGCTGCTGGCCGACAACGCCCGGCTGATTGCCAGAATGCACCGGTTGGGCGTGTATTTTCGCTCGGCCCATCTGGGCAATATCGTGCAGCAGCCTGATGGCACTCTCGGGCTGATTGATATTGCCGATATGCGCTTTAGCTGCGGCACCTTGAAAAAAGAGCTGCGCTTGAGGAATTTTCGTCACATGGCCCGCTACGAGGTCGATGTGAATTACCTGCTTGAAAATAACACCTTTCCTTCGGTGTATGCAGAACAGGCCAGTATGAACGCCGAAGACGTTGCCCGTGTTATTCAGTCCTCCCGGGGACAGTAA